The Gossypium hirsutum isolate 1008001.06 chromosome A03, Gossypium_hirsutum_v2.1, whole genome shotgun sequence genome contains the following window.
tTGGTTTGCAGGCCTCTCTTTGCTTTAGGTTATCCTCTGTAAGTAtcctttacatatatatatatataatactttcAATGCTTTATGCTTTACTCTTTTTGACATTTCATTTTGATGGTATAATGAATAAATTGAAAGATCATTTAAAACCTgggttcttttattattattattatgaatagTCCAGTGAAGATGTGGCATTGATAAGTATATACTTAGTTAAGCATTTGAGTATTTTGGTAAAAATAACATGCAGATTTTTGTACCAAGAGTTGATTGTATTTTGCttcctttactcaaaaaatgagaaaattaatttttgtacatttagattaaagaacaaattggtcatttctgttaaaattttcatttacttgtactattaaaaactgagGTGATCAAGGGAATAATTAGACAGCAACATGCGATGTCCAATTTTTAACAACATAAATGGATAAAATTTCTAAGTGAATGTTCactttgctctttgatctaatgtagagaaattaatttatttatttttcgagTAGAGGgggtaaaatttaatttgaatcatAGTACCAGGGACTCGATGGTAAATTTACTTAGTgctttatatatatgaaaaatgtgGTGATGATGTTGTGTTTGCCTATTAACAGACGTGCTTCCATTCAGGCAATTGAGGCTAATTCCAACACTGACACCAAGAAATTAGTTACTTATTGGATTATCTTCTCACTGATTTCCTTGTTCGAACATGCTTTCATGGGGATCCTTCAATGGCTTCCATTTTGGCCATATATGAAGCTAACCATTGTCTGTTGGATGATGATACCCCATTTCGATGGTGCCTTTTATGTTTATAATCGATTTGTTCATCCATGTTTGTATATGGATTTGCCAACTATCATTAACTGGTTCAAGAAGCAGCAAGACTTGTTTTTGAAGGACAATTTTCTTGTTGAAGTAGCTGATGACTGTGTGAAGGCACATGGACCAACAGAAGTTCAAGAGAAACTTATTGCTAATGAGGTCATATTTACTACATATATATAGGATTATATGTAGCAATATGTATTGAGCACATATATAGAGGAAAAATATCATGGAGGCCTTTGTACTTGGAGTCAGATTGTATTTGCTCTTTTTACTAGAAAAAATGGGTATATTAGTCtctgtatgttagatcaaagagcaaactggtcatTCTGTTGAAAACTTCATCCGTTTCTACTGTGAAAAACTGGTCCTATATGTCAACATGAGGTATTGTTTGGTTATTCTGTTAACCACACTAGTTTTTAGCAATTGAAATGGATgaactttttaatagaaatgattaatttgctctttgatctaacctACAGgaactaatttgtctatttttcgAGTGAATAGGGTAAAATGCAATTAGATTCCTAGTAGAGAGGCTTCTATAGTACTTTTACCCTCTATATGATACTAATATGGTTGTTTTTAACAATGTAGCCAAAGGGGACGGAGACTAGCATATTGCAGAAAGGCATAAAACCTGTGCAAATAACAGAGAAATGGGAAGTTGCTCCGGTAAAGTTCCATACTCATTTTCCTCTCGAATATGCAATGAGAATTAAGCTTTTATGTGTTGCCTCATTTCTCATAGCTACTGATTGTTGACTTGAATCACTTTTGCAGATTCCGAAAACCGATCCCAATGTCATTCAGACAGTGAACAATACTACTGCTACACTTCCAGAAACTGTGGGAGAGGTGGGTCCCGATTTACCTGAGATACCTTCAGATAAGCAAGTTCAGAAGGAATGGACTTGTGCTATGTGTCAAGTGACAACCACGAGTGAGAAAACCTTGAATAGTCATTTGCGAGGAAGAAAACACAAAGACAACTTAATGCAAGCAAATAACCAGCCTTGTAAAGGCAAAGCTGGTTTGGCTTCAAAGGTAAAACAATCTGAGGTTTCCCGCAAGGAACCCCAGAAAAAAGGTTCAAAGAAACAAGAACCTCCCAAAGGCCAAATATCTGCTTCGTCAGCAGCATGCAGCAATGCAGTTAATCCTAAAACCGAGATGAGCAAATCTAATCTGCCACAAGAAGAATCGAAGAAGGCGATACCAACAACTAATATGGTGGGAAATCATGTAAAATCAAGTGAAAACGTACAAGGGCAGCAGCAACAggttgggaagaaacatgataaGACTAAAATTCCTCAATTTAGGTGTACTATATGTAACATAACCTGCGGTCGATCAGAGGATCTGAATTCTCATCTATGGGGAAGGAAGCACTTAGCTAATATTCAAAAACTGAATAATCTTGGAGAGGGTCAGCTTGCTTGAGTTAGTGTGTCTAATCGATCTTGAAATATTTTACTGCTGTAAAGTTTAAGAAAAGAGATGGTTTCGAAGATTGTTTGTCTCTTAGTTTACAGCAGCATGTAATGCGGGAATTCATCGTATATCAAGATCACATTACATCTAATATGTGGTTAGCTTGTGATAATATAGCGGGCTATATAGTACATGGTTTGTGAGGTTTCTTGTTATCCAATATCATTGTTCCATCCATCAGAGTTTGAGAATGATGAATACAAATTCTTAGAACATTAAAACTGTAAAATGATTTTGGGATCATTATTTGAGTATTACTATTCAAGTTCGAATTTGAATTAATACTATTATCCATTAAATATTTGAATCTGTAAGAAAAAATTAGTTTCAAAATTTACAAACATTTTTGCAAAAATCCAAATTCAAATCTaccaattttaaatataaaaaataaaaattataaacattatgTAACCATTAGAtatgaatatctaaatttgaaTAAGTAGTATGAATTTGGATAATGGACATCCAAAGTATCTAGTTGCATTTGTTCCAAACCtgcaacaaataataaatttaagattcaaatttaaattttattcgaaTATGCAATCTAAATTATCATCACTTGAAAGACTCGTCGTGTTTGATAGgatatatcaaaatttttagaacCAAACCAATGATTGAATCAATCAAACCATTAGTTTACCAATTTAATTGGTTCGGTCTGGCtcaattaaaaatcataaaaaaaatttaaaatataaattaaaaaataaaaaaaaacttgatttaatatgttCAATTGATCCGtaccattttttttatcaaatcaattcaaTACTAGAAAGTTGCCTTAATCAGTTTCCAAACTAATCAATCTTAGTAACCAATCCAGTTCGAACCTCTTTGGATTACGTTTCATACTAAATGATAAAACACGATATGTCTTTGGTACATTGGACATTGGAAATGGAAGAGAGTGAAGCATAAACCGATGAGCAGTAGAGGCTTTTGGTGGAGCATCAATGGCGAACCAATTAAACAGGGGTGAAGTCAAAACaatagattgaataaaattttaattttttataccctatatctttataattttttaaaaattaaattaaatttttataattttaagagggctaaaatataattttacttttactaatttaaaatatttaaaaatctcaaaagcctaaataaaaattttacattttaggggctGGCAGGCACTGCAATTAAACATACATAAAATAAATCCAAAACAGAGAATCCGGGTATGGAAGCATAAAGCCCCTATAAAGAATTTATTCGCAGGGCGATATGCTCTTGGAGAATCTAGTCTACCACCGGTATTGAATTTTTCCAAAAGAGATGGATTTAACAACCGATATTTACCACAATTGCCTGTAATAGCATGCATTACATCCGCAACCACTATAAATGTGACCGCGAACAAAATTGTGTCCACAACCATGGTTAAATGACATTAAGGACAATCTTATTTCCCCTGTTTTCCCGTCTTATAAACTAGCAATATAGGGAATCAGTTGAAAGGTGGTTAAGTGAAGATCTTGACATTGGTACAGGGCAGACCTACAACTCCTGAAAGAACAATCCGATCATGGTTATAACTTCTGCGATGTTGGCATCGCTAGGGAAACACCGCTGCCGCTAGGTAAATCCTTCCATTGTTGAGTAACTGTTTTAATCTGGGTGAAAAAGTTAACTCCAGCCTTGCCTGCAAATAAGAAAGAGCTTCTGAGTCAAACGGTTGGTTGAAAAGTGGGGGTTACCAGCAGATGGCAAGTTGAAGAACTATATTAGTTATAATGTATATATTACCATAAAAGTTAAGGTCGCCTGCGAAAGATGATTTATTGCCAGTAAATGAGAAAAACGGCAAGGGAACTGGTATGGGGACATTGATGCCAACCTAAATCAATCAAAACATATTAATGattgaactttcaaagcaacaaaCAAATGACCTTTCAGTTAATGCCATCATGTTTCGTAAGTGGTACTTGTATGGGTTATGTAATTGCAGCTCTGAGCAATTTTCAATATACCCTACTATATTTGATCCACAGTTTTACCTGCCCAGCCTCAACCTCTGTCTGGAATTTCCTCGCTACAGCACCGGATGTAGTAAATATAGAAGCACCATTACCATATCTGAAACAGAGCGCAACTCACAAGTGAGACAAACATTGATACATAACTTAGGAGGACCAAAAGAGAGTCAGATTCGGGATGTACTTGTTTCTGTTAACAATGTTTAAAGCGTCTTCCAAGCTGTCAGCCTGAACATGTGGCATGAAAAGAAGAAACAGTCAGCAATACTAATCAATGAAAAGTTTGATTAGCTAAGAAACAGAGAGGGAAGTAACTCACCTTCATGCAAACAAGAACTGGGCCGAAGATTTCCTCCTGCACAGGCCAAAATAGAGTAGTCAAGGTATTTTCTATGAATGTTCAAGAGTCATTTTTACCCACTCCTGGTATTTTCATGACCACAATTTAAACAATGCGTTACAAGTCATAAACAGAAATGAATACCTTATAGCATTCCATGTCAGCTGTGACACCAGTTAAAATTGTCGGACCAATAAAATTTCCTTGCTCATATCCTGGAACCTATTTTGTCACTCATAGATAGTTAGTAACAGGTTTTTTTTGAGAAGTTCAAAAATCTAGTTAGCAGCAAGGAAACAAAGACCTAACAAGGACCATACCAACCCCCTTCAGAAAGATCTCAATAAACCAATCAGGGAAGCAGAGATGGAGGAGGTGGAGGAAAGATCTTAGCTTAGGTACACCAAATCATTTGGATTTTGTAGTAACTCATTCTCTCTGGATCTTATTATATTCTATAAATATTCTTCAATCTCTGCTGCCAATAATGGCCCAAGACAAATCCACTTTTAAGTGGTTCCAAAATACTCAACGATTTTATGCGCTTTATCAGGATTTTTCAATCTTGAAGATGGAATATACTATCTATATGATGCCACAAGTAAAAAGTTAATTGAATAGGGAAGAAATATTAAATACCACGATATTTCTCCCATCAAGCAGTAGTTTTGCACCACTCTCAACTCCAGATTGAACTAATCTGCATATTCGTTCTTTAGCCTGTAAAGCAAAAGAATTCCAATGAACAAAAGAATTCCAAAGAATTCCAAGGATCCAAACAAATGAGAAGAATGAAAAGAAAGCATTAAAAGGGGCATCAGAAATGGTAGATTGAGGTCATTATTCCCCATCCCCCTAGATGGAGTCAAGTTGGCTCAAGCTACAACCTTTTTGCTGGAATTCCCAGCTTCAAGTCCAATGTTTTTGATTATCCGAATAATATGTTATACCAGTCGCCTTCTGGAAAGTACCTTATAAGTATAAACCCATTCACTCAAATAACCTGATCATGATGAGTGGTTGGGCTCATCCTTGCATCACCTCGTGTAGTTTATCAGATATTTCTGGAttgttctttcttcttttttttttttaaataaaagaagagTATGGGAATGACAGcagaaaaaagggaagaaagaTCTGCTCTACGCAATTATACAACCCTGTGATGGACCTGATACCTTGATACAGGTAGGCCCAGGCCTTGGCCTAGGATAAATAATAGATTTTACGTCGTCCGCCCAGAGAATTAGGGCATTTCGAATTGTCAGAAAAAAAAGAAACGCTTAGGCATGATTTCTACTATATTTAGTGAGAATTAGTAGCATGTTAGCAGTTGTCCAGAAAAGGTGGGAAATATCTTGAACACACAATACCTGTTTGCTAATCACTGGACCAAGGTCTGCATTGGGTTCAATTCCAGCATTAACTTTAAGACCTTTGGCACACTCAACCAGGTCATTCAACCTGGAAAGTTCAGGAACCCCCTTAATCATAGCTTTCCAAAATTACAACAAGATGGAGGAAAAACACAATACCATGATTCAGAGTCACCAACAAAGACTATTGTGCTAAGTGCCATGCACCTTTGTCCAGCAGCACCAAAACCAGCAGCAAGTAGAGCATTTAGTGTAGCATCCTTGTTTGCATCAGGCATGACAATGCCATGATTTTTGGCCCCCATATTGGActgagaaaaatattttattgagaAGGAAACTTAGTTCAACTTTATAAAGTCATATAAGTTGTTAAGCATCCAAACTATTACTAATCAGCAAGTTGGAAAGGCCAAACCTGAATATAAGGAAATAGCAAATTGTAAACTTAACTGATGTGGATATGGTGGCTTAACAGAAGTGACCATATCACTAGGAGATAAATCATGTATTGCTTATAATGTAAGTTAAATGATACCTGCACACGTTTTCCTTTAGCAGAAGCTCTTCCATATATGTGCATGCCAGccttcaaaaaattaaaaagaaaacatcaAGAAGAATATAACCAAAATACTGAACTGCTTTGTGAAACATCAATGACTTTTCATGAATTGCAAAAAGAAGTTTAGGACAATAACAGTCATATCACAACAGAAATAGCCATGGCAATTTACCCATGAAGTACCAAAAGATCCTATATAGGCAAAGGAAGATGTCTACGGTGCCGGAGAAAATTAAACATGAAGGAGACGATGCACATGATAAAATAGTTTACATCTTGAAAACAACTAGGGACATCAAAGTGAGGGGAAGTCAAAATTTAAGAGTTCATAGTGTTAGACATGTGAAGAGTTAATCCTAGGAGAAACAAACGGCAAGACCTACTTCATTGAAGACATTAAAAAATGTTATGAAAGAAGCGAAGAATGAATTTCTCAT
Protein-coding sequences here:
- the LOC107886998 gene encoding uncharacterized protein; the encoded protein is MGFQALVKLALICFHSLAWPLFALGYPLRASIQAIEANSNTDTKKLVTYWIIFSLISLFEHAFMGILQWLPFWPYMKLTIVCWMMIPHFDGAFYVYNRFVHPCLYMDLPTIINWFKKQQDLFLKDNFLVEVADDCVKAHGPTEVQEKLIANEPKGTETSILQKGIKPVQITEKWEVAPIPKTDPNVIQTVNNTTATLPETVGEVGPDLPEIPSDKQVQKEWTCAMCQVTTTSEKTLNSHLRGRKHKDNLMQANNQPCKGKAGLASKVKQSEVSRKEPQKKGSKKQEPPKGQISASSAACSNAVNPKTEMSKSNLPQEESKKAIPTTNMVGNHVKSSENVQGQQQQVGKKHDKTKIPQFRCTICNITCGRSEDLNSHLWGRKHLANIQKLNNLGEGQLA
- the LOC107886997 gene encoding methylmalonate-semialdehyde dehydrogenase [acylating], mitochondrial, with protein sequence MMMRFSLQKVKNLPALRPQVLASASPRFSTAAESSFNHRNPSRVPNLIGGAFVDSKSTSTIDVINPATQEVVSQIPLTTNEEFKAAVAAAKQAFPSWRNTPITTRQRIMFKLQELIRRDMDKLAKNITTEQGKTLKDAHGDVFRGLEVVEHSCGMATLKMGEYVPNVASGIDTYSIREPLGVCAGICPFNFPAMIPLWMFPVAVTCGNTFVLKPSEKDPGASIMLAELAMEAGLPPGVLNIVHGTNDIVNAICDDDDIRAISFVGSNTAGMHIYGRASAKGKRVQSNMGAKNHGIVMPDANKDATLNALLAAGFGAAGQRCMALSTIVFVGDSESWLNDLVECAKGLKVNAGIEPNADLGPVISKQAKERICRLVQSGVESGAKLLLDGRNIVVPGYEQGNFIGPTILTGVTADMECYKEEIFGPVLVCMKADSLEDALNIVNRNKYGNGASIFTTSGAVARKFQTEVEAGQVGINVPIPVPLPFFSFTGNKSSFAGDLNFYGKAGVNFFTQIKTVTQQWKDLPSGSGVSLAMPTSQKL